A single genomic interval of Helianthus annuus cultivar XRQ/B chromosome 6, HanXRQr2.0-SUNRISE, whole genome shotgun sequence harbors:
- the LOC110864953 gene encoding chaperone protein dnaJ 20, chloroplastic — MNSTSFPSATQSLLNSSNTSSLPSQVLFKFNTTHISTRPRNITQFTTRPRKITTKVSASAAPSLISAPEKETLYDLLGISENVTLSEIKHAYKKMALKYHPDVSPPDRVEEYTMKFIRVQEAYETLSDPEARFMYDNCMANGFAFSGKRETRFDTRPDDKKRWKETWVGQISELQRRSTRSSNRGMSWAARIRKQRSESCVNGSDSAQ; from the coding sequence ATGAATTCCACATCCTTTCCTTCTGCCACTCAATCCCTCTTGAATTCATCCAATACTTCTTCTCTTCCATCACAAGTTTTATTCAAATTCAACACCACCCATATTTCCACCCGACCACGTAATATAACCCAATTTACAACCCGCCCACGTAAGATAACAACCAAAGTCTCCGCCTCGGCCGCCCCCTCTTTAATATCGGCTCCAGAGAAGGAGACATTGTACGACTTGCTTGGTATCTCGGAGAACGTTACCCTCTCCGAGATCAAACACGCTTACAAAAAAATGGCATTAAAGTACCATCCTGACGTGTCGCCCCCAGATAGGGTGGAGGAGTACACTATGAAGTTTATTCGGGTACAGGAAGCCTATGAGACCTTATCCGACCCGGAAGCTAGGTTCATGTACGATAATTGTATGGCGAACGGCTTCGCCTTTTCAGGAAAAAGAGAAACCCGGTTTGACACAAGACCCGATGATAAGAAACGATGGAAGGAGACTTGGGTCGGGCAAATATCGGAGCTCCAGAGGCGGAGCACCCGGAGCTCCAACAGAGGGATGTCGTGGGCTGCCCGGATCCGGAAGCAACGGAGCGAATCATGTGTTAATGGGTCGGATTCAGCTCAATGA